One Festucalex cinctus isolate MCC-2025b chromosome 1, RoL_Fcin_1.0, whole genome shotgun sequence genomic region harbors:
- the LOC144031735 gene encoding uncharacterized protein LOC144031735, with protein sequence MHKAKCEDTAVCEESSPTDSLTHQDGEKYLHPEQQDVKSLHVKKEEEDEHPNIKEENKPIHLKEEEVGDDVTKSPLTPLKSEDEGKREEDRGAEPPNSSCTPQQLRTEGDADHWGPSQAQSDGIMSHSPHDDGDDADADGEHGEGDRASHTDNRWECSQCGKTFCSKYSLKMHTRIHTGEKPFACSYCDKRFTYKSGLTSHTRIHTDERPFACSCCDKRFKNKTHLKKHTTTHTGEKPFICSECGKRFSIKSYLTEHTKIHTGDREKKNTGEKSFPCSDCGKCLSTRSSFRRHTRGHRGVKPFACSYCDISYNDNSGLTRHIRVHRGEKPFACSECGKRFTDKRDLKSHTRTHSREKPFACSECGKRFTDEKSLKSHTKTHSGEKPFACSHCGKCFSTKNHLAGHTRIHSGEKPFACSHCGKCFCGKKNLAAHMRIHRGEKPFACSYCGRGFYEKHLLKTHTMIHTGEKPFTCSDCGKSFIHKQQLQMHTRTHTGEKPFACSHCGQSFSNKKYLTTHIRIHSGEKPFACSECGKRFANNSYLTTHTRTHTGEKPFSCSDCGKCFSHKQSLAAHIRTHTGEKPFACLYCDKCFSYKPSLAIHIRTHTREKPLAAQNVAKASLESHIEQDA encoded by the exons ATGCATAAAGCGAAGTGCGAGGACACGGCAGTGTGCGAGGAGTCATCGCCAACAGACTCGCTGACACACcaag atggTGAAAAATATCTTCATCCTGAGCAACAGGATGTAAAGTCtcttcatgttaaaaaggaggaggaagacgaacATCCCAACATTAAAGAAGAGAACAAGCCCATTCACTTGAAAGAAGAGGAGGTTGGGGATGATGTCACAAAGTCACCACTgacccctttaaagagtgaagatgaggGTAAGAGAGAGGAGGACAGAGgagcggagcctccaaacagcaGCTGCACTCCTCAACAGTTGAGGACAGAAGGTGATGCAGACCATTGGGGACCATCACAAGCACAAAGTGATGGCATAATGTCACATTCTCctcatgatgatggtgatgatgctgATGCTGATGGTGAACACGGTGAAGGTGATAGGGCGTCTCACACTGACAACAGGTGGGAATGCTCtcagtgtgggaaaacattttgttcaaaatatagtttgaaaatgcacacaagaattcacactggagaaaagccttttgcttgctcatatTGTGACAAAAGATTCACTTATAAGTCAGgtttaacaagccacacaagaatCCACACTGATGAAaggccttttgcttgctcatgtTGTGACAAAAGATTCAAGAAtaagacacatttaaaaaaacacacaacaacccacactggagaaaagCCTTTTATCTGCTCAGAAtgtggcaaaagattctctATTAAGTCATATTTAACAGAACACACAAAAATCCATACTGgagacagggaaaaaaaaaacactggagaAAAGTCTTttccttgctcagattgtggcaaatgCCTCTCTACTAGGTCCAGTTTCAGAAGACACACAAGAGGCCACCGTGGAGTaaagccttttgcctgctcataTTGTGACATTAGCTACAATGATAATAGCGGTTTAACAAGACACATAAGAGTCCACCGTGGAGAaaagccttttgcctgctcagaatGTGGCAAAAGATTCACTGATAAGCGAGATTTAAaatcacacacaagaacccacagtCGAGAaaagccttttgcctgctcagaatGTGGCAAAAGATTCACTGATGAGAAAAGTTtaaaatcacacacaaaaacccaCAGTGGAGAaaagccttttgcctgctcacatTGTGGCAAATGCTTCTCTACCAAAAATCATTTAGCAGGACACACAAGAATCCACAGTGGAGAaaagccttttgcctgctcacatTGTGGCAAATGCTtctgtggcaaaaaaaatttagCAGCACACATGAGAATCCACAGGGGAGAaaagccttttgcctgctcataCTGTGGCAGAGGCTTCTACGAAAAGCAcctcttaaaaacacacacaatgatTCACACTGGGGAAAAGCCTTTtacctgctcagattgtgggaAAAGCTTCATTCATAAGCAACAATTACAAatgcacacaagaacccacacaggagaaaaaccttttgcttgctcacatTGTGGCCAAAGCTTCTCTAATAAGAAATATTTAACAACACACATAAGAATccacagtggagaaaaaccttttgcctgctcagaatGTGGCAAAAGATTCGCCAATAACtcatatttaacaacacatacaagaacccacactggagagaaacctttttcctgctcagattgtggcaaatgCTTTTCTCATAAGCAAAGTTTAGCAGCACACAtcagaacccacactggagaaaagCCTTTTGCCTGCTTATATTGTGACAAATGCTTTTCTTATAAGCCAAGTTTAGCAATACACATAAGAACCCACACCAGAGAAAAACCTTTGGCTGCTCAGAATGTGGCCAAAGCTTCACTCGAAAGTCACATTGAACAAGACGCATAA